Proteins found in one Paenibacillus sp. FSL R10-2782 genomic segment:
- a CDS encoding galactokinase family protein, producing MKDMELLNSSEGKIVLARMYGQQQVAEQTTRYQSILQAYREHFGVGDIEWFSAPGRCEIGGNHTDHNHGKVLAGSITLDTIAVAAKVEEPVITFFSEGYKTKYVIDLNDLSPQPEDDGTMLLVRGIAAGLLEFGYRIGGFQAYISSNVFSASGLSSSASFEMLICTIISHFYNEGALDAVAKSKIGQYAENGYWNKPSGLLDQMACAYGGLVAIDFENPEEPIINPVHWDFQQNGYSLVIVNTGGNHADLTEDYAAVPNEMRAVAQSLGASVCRDLSPGDLYANLKMVREKAGDRAVLRALHFFEENRRVDEQVKSLEEGRFSDFLKLVTESGNSSWKWLQNVYRSGVDREQDVSVALALTEMYLQSIDNSACRVHGGGFAGVILTILPNDRVDDYKTWISGMLGTPVLVVNVREQGAVNVSDLIHAATKD from the coding sequence ATGAAAGATATGGAATTGTTGAATTCTAGTGAGGGAAAAATTGTACTAGCTCGAATGTACGGTCAACAGCAGGTTGCAGAGCAAACGACGCGATATCAATCCATTCTACAGGCGTACCGGGAGCACTTCGGCGTCGGGGATATTGAATGGTTTAGTGCTCCGGGAAGATGCGAAATAGGTGGGAATCATACAGACCACAATCACGGGAAGGTGCTGGCAGGCAGTATTACACTGGATACCATTGCTGTAGCTGCTAAAGTGGAGGAGCCTGTAATTACGTTCTTTTCCGAAGGCTACAAAACGAAATACGTCATTGATTTAAATGACTTGTCACCACAACCGGAGGATGATGGTACGATGCTTCTGGTTCGCGGTATTGCGGCTGGTTTGCTCGAATTCGGATATCGCATCGGAGGATTCCAAGCTTATATATCAAGCAATGTGTTCTCTGCTTCAGGATTAAGCTCTTCTGCTTCATTTGAAATGTTGATATGTACGATCATCAGTCATTTTTATAATGAGGGAGCGTTGGATGCTGTCGCCAAATCCAAAATCGGCCAGTATGCCGAAAATGGCTACTGGAACAAGCCGTCGGGTCTGCTTGACCAAATGGCTTGCGCATATGGGGGGCTGGTTGCCATTGATTTTGAAAACCCCGAGGAACCGATCATCAATCCAGTCCACTGGGATTTTCAACAGAATGGATATTCCCTGGTTATCGTTAATACAGGCGGAAATCATGCTGATTTAACGGAGGATTACGCGGCGGTGCCCAACGAAATGCGTGCAGTGGCTCAGTCCTTAGGTGCTTCTGTTTGCCGTGACTTATCGCCGGGGGATCTGTATGCCAACCTCAAAATGGTCAGGGAAAAAGCAGGAGATCGTGCAGTGCTGCGTGCGTTGCATTTTTTTGAAGAAAATAGGCGTGTGGATGAACAGGTGAAGTCGCTGGAGGAGGGACGTTTTTCTGATTTCTTGAAGCTCGTCACCGAATCCGGTAATTCTTCATGGAAATGGCTTCAAAACGTATATAGAAGTGGGGTTGACCGGGAACAGGACGTGTCTGTTGCGCTAGCATTAACGGAAATGTATTTGCAATCCATAGATAACAGCGCATGCAGGGTACATGGTGGTGGCTTTGCTGGAGTCATCTTAACGATTCTTCCCAATGATCGTGTTGATGATTATAAGACGTGGATCAGCGGAATGCTGGGAACTCCGGTACTCGTTGTCAACGTCCGTGAGCAGGGTGCCGTTAATGTAAGTGATTTGATTCATGCGGCAACGAAGGATTGA
- a CDS encoding PD-(D/E)XK nuclease family protein, translating into MAMYPSWSYSQSRAQTFDECLRKYYYHYYGSHNGWNPAQGSEEQVALYRLKQLSNLYILFGNITHQMCESVIRGWMEKGAVPRPAYLETAMKNMLNDSYKESLQQRELWQQDPKNRIMLAEIYYDDEVLAERIARIKERQHAVVHNLYRTAVWRELQQGEARIVEVEKWDTMLLHETKVYVKMDLLYRRGNGDMVIVDWKTGKEGDFSDQLFLYASYVQEHYQLPLEKIEVRVEYLMTGEHEVYHPAQEDIYKVVGNVGRYIEEMKSCLDDDYYNRPKPESFFTPMPSRRACGGCNFREVCKYRAV; encoded by the coding sequence ATGGCTATGTACCCGTCCTGGTCCTATTCGCAATCGAGGGCCCAAACGTTCGATGAATGCCTACGCAAATATTATTATCATTATTACGGCTCGCATAACGGCTGGAACCCTGCACAGGGCAGTGAAGAGCAGGTTGCGTTGTATCGGCTCAAGCAGCTGAGCAACTTATATATTTTATTTGGGAATATTACGCATCAAATGTGTGAATCGGTCATACGTGGTTGGATGGAAAAAGGCGCTGTTCCACGTCCGGCGTACTTGGAGACAGCGATGAAGAACATGCTGAATGACAGCTACAAGGAATCGCTGCAACAACGTGAGCTATGGCAGCAAGACCCCAAAAATCGCATCATGCTCGCTGAAATTTATTATGATGACGAAGTGCTGGCGGAACGCATTGCCCGCATTAAGGAGCGACAGCATGCGGTGGTACACAATTTGTACCGTACTGCCGTTTGGCGTGAGTTGCAGCAGGGTGAGGCCCGAATTGTCGAGGTGGAGAAGTGGGATACGATGCTGCTTCATGAGACGAAGGTCTATGTCAAAATGGATTTGCTCTACCGCAGAGGTAATGGAGACATGGTTATCGTAGACTGGAAGACAGGCAAGGAAGGCGACTTCTCCGACCAGTTATTTTTGTATGCTTCCTATGTGCAGGAGCATTACCAGCTTCCCTTGGAGAAGATCGAGGTGCGTGTGGAATATTTGATGACCGGAGAGCATGAAGTGTACCATCCTGCGCAGGAGGATATCTACAAGGTGGTTGGCAATGTCGGGCGATACATCGAGGAAATGAAGTCCTGTCTCGATGATGATTATTATAATCGGCCGAAACCCGAGTCCTTCTTCACGCCGATGCCATCCCGCAGAGCGTGTGGAGGCTGTAATTTTCGGGAGGTGTGCAAGTACCGCGCGGTATAG
- a CDS encoding aminoglycoside phosphotransferase family protein, with the protein MLEEGGRHGLLYERIPGVSMLAMIQSSPYRILRYAREMAWLHWSIHRCSTTKLPRQKDRLEQAINDSKELLGEKTKLICEFMDTLPTGNWVCHGDFHPDNILMTNHQSIAIDWTNASIGDPMCDVARTSLMLLSPFNPPGTPRTMEPLLCLFKRILNRAYLNEYCRSSNIKADSMNSWILPVAAARLQEGIPGEQEWLLHLINHRLQNM; encoded by the coding sequence ATGTTAGAAGAAGGGGGGCGACATGGACTGCTTTACGAACGAATTCCGGGAGTATCTATGCTTGCTATGATACAAAGCTCTCCGTATAGAATTTTGAGATATGCAAGAGAAATGGCTTGGCTTCATTGGAGCATTCATCGCTGTTCAACGACCAAGCTTCCTCGCCAAAAAGACAGATTGGAGCAAGCAATAAATGACTCCAAAGAATTATTGGGAGAGAAAACAAAGCTGATTTGTGAATTTATGGACACTTTACCAACTGGTAATTGGGTTTGTCATGGTGATTTTCACCCCGACAATATCTTAATGACGAATCATCAATCAATCGCAATTGATTGGACAAACGCAAGTATAGGAGACCCGATGTGCGATGTAGCAAGAACCTCGTTAATGTTGCTTTCTCCGTTTAATCCACCAGGGACACCAAGAACGATGGAGCCTTTATTGTGTCTATTTAAAAGAATACTAAACAGAGCTTACCTGAATGAATATTGCAGAAGCTCCAATATAAAAGCTGATAGCATGAATAGCTGGATATTACCTGTAGCGGCTGCCAGGTTACAAGAGGGGATTCCTGGTGAGCAAGAGTGGCTGCTGCATCTGATTAATCATCGGCTCCAAAACATGTAG
- a CDS encoding SGNH/GDSL hydrolase family protein, whose protein sequence is MTSTGRTRILFQGDSITDGGRGRNEDANHWLGQSYVYLIAGKLGSRLTATQPEFVNRGISGDRVSDLYARWNEDTFSLKPDMLSILIGVNDAWRIVEQEPSGVTDRFERAYRHVLEETREVLPDIGLVMCEPFILKTGATEARWDIWQEKITGYQQLTRQLADEFGAVFVPLQSVLNEAATKADASYWLHDGVHPTAVGHQLIADQWIDIVQKSPLAIR, encoded by the coding sequence ATGACGAGTACAGGCCGCACACGTATTCTTTTTCAGGGGGATTCCATAACAGATGGAGGAAGAGGACGGAATGAGGACGCGAACCATTGGCTGGGCCAGAGCTATGTGTATCTGATCGCAGGTAAACTGGGGAGTCGATTGACTGCTACGCAGCCAGAATTTGTGAATCGTGGGATTTCGGGGGATCGGGTTTCGGATTTGTATGCGCGCTGGAATGAGGATACGTTTAGCCTCAAGCCGGATATGCTCAGTATTCTGATCGGCGTGAACGATGCCTGGCGGATCGTGGAGCAGGAGCCGTCCGGGGTGACGGACCGATTTGAACGAGCCTATCGCCATGTTTTGGAGGAAACGCGTGAAGTGCTGCCCGATATCGGGCTGGTGATGTGTGAGCCATTTATTTTGAAAACGGGAGCTACGGAGGCACGATGGGACATTTGGCAGGAAAAAATAACAGGTTATCAGCAGCTTACGCGTCAGCTTGCGGACGAATTTGGGGCTGTATTTGTGCCGCTCCAAAGCGTGCTGAACGAGGCAGCTACCAAGGCGGACGCCTCCTATTGGCTGCATGACGGGGTTCATCCCACAGCGGTTGGGCACCAGTTGATAGCGGATCAATGGATAGATATCGTGCAAAAGAGTCCGCTGGCGATTCGCTAA
- a CDS encoding hemolysin family protein → METVNIILVILLIALTAFFVASEYSIIRVRVSRINQLASEGNKNAKAVKNILSRLDEYLSACQLGTTLTSMALGWLGESTVEKLLHPLFVLAHIPAGLTGVLSFLLAFLILTYFEVVIGELVPKTFAIQIAEPMALFFARPITIFYKMTYPLNWVLSRSSRVITGLFGLKKVSEEDAALSEAELRLALSEGYRSGEITPTEYRYLNNVFDFDDRAAQEIMVPRIHIRSISHLATVAEFMELIEDKIYNFLPVAENGDRDRIIGMIRVKEALHDLARGHSTGNTTMASYIHPVLQVIETIQARDLLIQMQKRRIPVAVLVDEYGGTSGLVTLEDIMEEIVGDIPSYTDTETPAALTPLITKTDDHRYILKSQALIHEVNRRLETDIEARDVYTIGGWMLSEHFDIRQGESMTIGSWEFTVLEKNSHQIDTIEAAKKIAGEQENDNNSE, encoded by the coding sequence GTGGAAACTGTGAATATCATACTGGTCATTTTACTGATTGCGTTAACTGCGTTTTTCGTTGCATCCGAGTATTCCATTATTCGCGTGCGGGTATCCCGTATCAATCAGCTTGCATCCGAAGGGAATAAAAATGCCAAAGCTGTCAAAAATATTTTGTCCCGACTGGATGAGTATTTATCTGCTTGTCAGCTAGGGACCACGTTAACCTCGATGGCGTTAGGCTGGCTCGGGGAGTCTACGGTTGAAAAGCTGCTGCATCCGCTATTTGTGCTGGCGCATATTCCGGCCGGACTCACGGGAGTATTATCCTTTTTGCTGGCTTTTCTGATTTTGACGTATTTCGAGGTGGTTATCGGGGAGCTGGTGCCCAAAACATTCGCCATACAGATTGCGGAGCCGATGGCTTTGTTTTTTGCCCGTCCCATTACAATCTTCTATAAAATGACGTATCCGCTGAATTGGGTACTCAGCCGTTCCTCGCGTGTCATTACGGGACTGTTCGGGCTGAAAAAGGTTTCCGAGGAAGATGCGGCTCTCAGTGAGGCAGAGCTGCGTTTGGCATTATCCGAAGGATACCGCAGTGGTGAAATTACACCAACAGAATATCGCTACCTGAACAATGTATTTGATTTTGACGACCGTGCGGCGCAAGAGATTATGGTACCGCGTATTCACATCCGCTCTATTTCTCATCTGGCAACGGTGGCAGAGTTTATGGAGCTAATCGAAGACAAGATCTATAATTTTCTGCCTGTAGCCGAAAACGGGGATCGGGATCGTATCATCGGGATGATCCGCGTGAAGGAAGCGCTGCATGATTTGGCCCGAGGCCACAGCACAGGGAATACCACGATGGCCTCCTATATTCATCCAGTGCTTCAGGTGATTGAGACCATTCAGGCCAGGGATCTGCTGATTCAGATGCAAAAGCGGCGTATTCCCGTAGCGGTTCTGGTGGACGAGTATGGCGGTACATCCGGGTTGGTCACGCTGGAGGATATTATGGAGGAGATTGTAGGGGACATTCCTTCCTATACCGACACCGAGACCCCTGCGGCGCTAACCCCTCTCATTACAAAAACAGACGATCATCGTTACATACTCAAATCGCAAGCGCTCATTCATGAAGTCAATCGGCGTTTGGAGACGGATATTGAGGCCAGAGACGTATATACGATTGGCGGATGGATGCTTTCAGAGCATTTTGATATCCGACAGGGAGAGAGTATGACCATAGGCTCATGGGAGTTTACCGTACTGGAAAAAAACAGTCACCAAATAGACACAATTGAAGCGGCCAAAAAAATAGCTGGTGAACAGGAAAATGACAATAATTCCGAATGA
- a CDS encoding methyl-accepting chemotaxis protein, which yields MKMSLGTKMVAAFVAISAITYGTSAFFIFALKDWLAQGTQEWLYISIILLLGVLWSGILGWLISKLLTRPIARLAKAAEEASAGNLSVVIPERRSDDEIKVLYDAFRRMMLNIKDMFNEISYSSRATSQNAENLSSAIVQATTQIESMTSVVEDILEGVEQQRDASVQSIETADRMLGDFKMMRSKSGHMLELSGHMEHSVDSTQTVFSSLMEGMGELTASHGRSQQVIARLEKEASQIEAITSTVKDIAEQTHLLALNASIEAARAGEEGNGFAVVAHQIRALASQSTESVQQINAIVSRVQSQIVETVQLMHQQTSLVSAEAERTSSVDQTLSRLNSIVREFVEGIRSMEEAVTEQTNRVDQTFEQINRIQQMSGAFSEGAHKIYTAAHEETAIMQEISSSSEDLKVLTNKLMMKTRGMQL from the coding sequence ATGAAAATGTCACTAGGTACGAAAATGGTTGCTGCATTTGTCGCTATTTCTGCAATAACCTATGGAACAAGTGCTTTTTTTATTTTTGCACTCAAGGACTGGCTTGCTCAAGGCACGCAGGAATGGCTGTATATCTCAATCATTTTGCTATTGGGTGTTCTGTGGAGTGGCATTTTGGGGTGGTTGATCTCTAAACTCCTCACTCGTCCGATTGCTAGACTGGCAAAGGCGGCAGAGGAAGCCTCGGCAGGGAATCTGTCCGTAGTCATTCCTGAGCGTCGTTCAGATGATGAAATCAAGGTGCTTTATGATGCATTCCGGCGTATGATGCTAAACATCAAGGATATGTTTAACGAGATTTCGTACAGCTCAAGAGCGACTTCGCAAAACGCGGAAAACCTTAGTTCCGCTATTGTACAGGCTACCACACAGATTGAGTCCATGACTTCGGTGGTGGAGGATATTTTGGAAGGCGTAGAGCAGCAAAGGGATGCGTCTGTCCAATCTATTGAAACAGCGGATCGAATGCTGGGTGATTTTAAAATGATGCGCAGCAAGTCGGGCCATATGCTGGAGCTGTCAGGCCATATGGAGCATTCGGTCGATTCGACTCAGACGGTATTTTCATCCCTGATGGAGGGAATGGGGGAGTTGACTGCTTCTCATGGCCGTTCGCAGCAGGTCATTGCACGACTGGAAAAGGAAGCTTCACAAATTGAAGCGATTACAAGCACTGTCAAGGATATCGCAGAACAAACTCATTTGCTGGCGCTGAACGCCTCCATTGAAGCCGCACGTGCCGGAGAAGAAGGTAACGGGTTTGCCGTAGTCGCTCACCAGATTCGCGCGTTGGCTTCACAAAGCACAGAATCGGTGCAGCAAATCAATGCCATCGTTAGCCGTGTGCAGTCGCAAATTGTGGAAACGGTACAATTAATGCACCAGCAAACATCACTGGTCAGCGCTGAGGCGGAACGGACAAGCTCGGTGGATCAGACGTTGAGTCGTTTGAACTCGATTGTGCGTGAATTTGTCGAAGGTATTCGCTCAATGGAAGAAGCTGTGACGGAGCAGACGAATCGGGTAGATCAAACCTTTGAGCAGATCAATCGTATTCAGCAAATGTCAGGGGCATTCTCGGAAGGTGCACACAAGATTTATACAGCCGCTCATGAGGAAACGGCTATTATGCAGGAAATTTCGTCTTCTTCCGAGGATTTGAAAGTGCTTACGAACAAGCTCATGATGAAAACTCGTGGAATGCAGCTGTAG
- a CDS encoding TIGR02206 family membrane protein, with amino-acid sequence MDKPWSCSWFDATAPEGFEAFTSSHVLAVLGLILCALLLWLTRGLIQSHKLLSEGIRWLLVTILILSEVTLNIWYVTQHIWNAETSLPLELCSVTLLLSIVMLIFRSRWLYPIILFAGIGGALQAVLTPNLAYAFPHYRFIHFFVAHSAIIWAALYMTWIEGLKPTWKGVGGAMLFLNGLALIVWTVDDVLGANYMFLAGKPSTPSILDVLGPYPLYILAEEVIALLFFSLMMLLFEVLPGGRLYARFRKGAVYRAERLGEDHSTEKTLR; translated from the coding sequence ATGGACAAGCCGTGGTCATGTTCCTGGTTCGATGCCACTGCGCCGGAAGGATTCGAGGCTTTTACTTCCTCACATGTGCTGGCTGTACTAGGGCTTATTTTATGTGCTTTACTGCTTTGGCTGACTCGGGGCCTGATTCAGTCGCATAAGCTGTTAAGTGAGGGGATTCGCTGGCTCCTGGTTACCATACTCATTCTGTCAGAGGTAACTCTGAATATTTGGTATGTGACCCAGCACATTTGGAATGCTGAGACGTCATTGCCGCTGGAGCTGTGCAGTGTGACGCTGCTGCTATCGATTGTGATGTTGATTTTCCGCAGTCGCTGGCTGTATCCGATCATACTTTTTGCCGGAATTGGAGGAGCGCTTCAAGCGGTACTCACGCCTAATTTGGCATACGCTTTTCCGCACTATCGTTTTATTCATTTTTTTGTGGCTCATAGTGCTATTATATGGGCTGCCTTGTACATGACATGGATCGAAGGGCTGAAGCCGACGTGGAAGGGCGTTGGGGGAGCGATGCTTTTCCTCAATGGCTTGGCGCTGATCGTTTGGACCGTAGATGATGTACTCGGAGCAAACTATATGTTTCTTGCCGGAAAGCCGTCAACACCGTCGATATTGGATGTTTTGGGACCGTATCCGCTGTATATTCTGGCAGAAGAGGTCATTGCACTGTTATTCTTTTCTCTTATGATGTTGCTGTTCGAGGTGCTGCCTGGAGGCAGGCTGTATGCCCGCTTTCGCAAAGGAGCTGTGTACAGAGCTGAACGTCTTGGGGAAGATCATAGCACGGAGAAAACACTGCGTTGA